TGCGGAACCACTGGCCGCTGTCGTCGCGCCATTCGTAGGCAAAGCGCACTGCAATGCGGTTGCCGGTAAACGCCCACAGTTCCTTGATCAGCCGGTAATCGATCTCGCGCTGCCACTTGCGGGTAAGAAACGCCGCAATCGCCTCGCGGCCCTGCAGGAACTCGCTGCGGTTGCGCCAGCGGCTGTCCTCGGTATACGCCAGCGCAACACGCGCCGGGTCGCGGCTGTTCCAGGCATCTTCCGCCATGCGCACTTTCTGCGCGGCGGTGGTGGCATCAAACGGGGGCAGGGGTGGTC
This Vogesella sp. LIG4 DNA region includes the following protein-coding sequences:
- a CDS encoding nuclear transport factor 2 family protein encodes the protein MSRPPLPPFDATTAAQKVRMAEDAWNSRDPARVALAYTEDSRWRNRSEFLQGREAIAAFLTRKWQREIDYRLIKELWAFTGNRIAVRFAYEWRDDSGQWFRSYGNENWEFDEHGLMRVRIASINDLAIKESERLYHWPHGPRPDDHPSLSQLGL